DNA sequence from the uncultured Ilyobacter sp. genome:
GAAACAGCAGTAAGGGAGATAGAAAATTCAGAAAAGAGATATTTCCTTTTGAAGGGAGTAACAGGATCTGGAAAAACAGAAGTTTATCTTAGGCTCATAAGAAGGGCCTTAGAAAAAGGTCAAGGTTCTATATTTCTTGTTCCTGAGATATCCTTAACGCCACAGATGGTAAAGAGATTCAAAGGTGAATTCAGAGAAAATATAGCTATTTTACACAGTAAACTAACTCCTGTCCAGCGGGCCAAGGAGTGGCTCAGTATTTACACTGGAGAAAAGAAGGTTGTTCTAGGAGTCAGGTCAGCTGTCTTTGCTCCTGTGAAAGATCTAAAATATGTTATAATAGATGAGGAGCACGAAGCCACATATAAACAAGACAGTAACCCCAGATACAATGCAAAGTATGTTGGGATAAAAAGAGGGGAGCTAGAAGACGCAAAGGTTGTACTAGGGTCGGCAACCCCTTCTATAGAAAGTTATTATTTTGCAAAAGAGGGAGTTTTTAGACTTTTAGAACTGAACCAGCGATACAACGGGGCAAATCTCCCAAAACTAAAGTTAGTGGATATGAAGGATGAGAAGAGCCATTATTTCAGCAGGGAACTTTTGAAGGATATGTCTGAAACCCTGAGAAAAGATGAGCAGATAATGCTGCTGTTAAACAGAAAGGGTTATTCTACATATATCCAGTGTCTAGAGTGCGGTCATGTAGAAGAATGTCCACATTGTTCTATAACCATGAACTATTATATGAGCCAAGGGATTTATAAATGCAACTACTGTGGAGAAACCAAAAGATACACAGGTACCTGCAGCAAATGTAAGAGCAAGAATCTGAGTCATATGGGAAAAGGAACAGAAAGACTTGAAGAGGAGATAAGAAAGCACTTTGATGTGGGAATTATAAGAGTGGATTCTGAAAGTAGCAGAGAAAGGAACTTTTATGATAATATGTATAGGGAGTTTCTGGAAAAAAAATATCACATAATGCTTGGAACTCAGATAATATCCAAGGGTTTCCACTTTCCAAATGTAACTCTGGTAGGGGTTATAAACGCAGATTCCATAATGAATTTTCCAGACTTTCGTTCTGGGGAAAAGACTTTTCAGCTTGTGAGTCAGGTAGCCGGAAGAGCCGGTAGAGAAAGTAAAAAAGGAGAGGTCCTGATACAGACTTTTCAGCCGGAAAATCATGTGATGAAAAGAATAATGGAAGGTGACTATGAGGGGTTTTACTCTGATGAGATTGAGACAAGAAAGATACTTTCTTATCCTCCCTTTTCAAGGATTATAAATATAATAATAACTTCTACAAAGGAGGAGGGCCTCGAGAACTATGCTAGAAGCTTTTATGATATGATAAAAGAACAGGGTATAGAGGTCTACGGGCCTATGAAGGCTCCTATATATAGAATTAAGGGGCGATATAGATATCAAATCTTTCTAAAGGGAACAAGAAAGAAGATGAATGCTGTAAAACCCTTCCTTGAGAAATGCAGCTGTGAACTGCGAAATGAAAAATACCGAGTGGTCATAGATGTTGACCCGATAAATTTAATGTGATGAGGTGATAAACATGGTTTATGATATAAGAACTTACGGTGATCCTGTTCTAAGGAAAGAGGCTTTGCCAGTGGAAGATGTAAATGATGAGATAAGAGAGATAATAGACAGCATGGTTGAAAGTATGCACGAGGCTGGGGGAGTTGGCCTAGCAGCACCGCAAATTGGGGTAAGTAAGAGGATATTTGTGATTGATATAGAGGATGGGAATATAAGGAAAGTAATAAACCCAGAATTTTTAGAGTTCTCTGACGAGATTGTAGAACATGAAGAGGGCTGCCTCAGTGTACCTGGAGTTTATAAAAAAGTAAAAAGACCAGCAAGAGTCAAGATAAAATATACCAATGAAAAGGGAGAAGAGGTAATAGAAGATGCAGAAGGACTTCTTTCTAGAGCATTTCAACATGAAGCAGACCATTTAGATGCGACTCTTTTTGTGGATAAATTGTCCCCTGTAGCAAAAAGAATGGTGTCGAAAAAACTCCAAGCACTGAAAAAAGAGACTGAGAAAAAAGGACTTTAATATAGAGGGGATGGTTTAATTGAGAATACTTTTTATGGGTACCCCTGATTTTGCGGTACCATCACTTGATTTACTAAATAAGCACCATGAAATTGCAGGGGTTTTCACAAAAATAGATAAACCCAATATGAGAGGTAAAAAAATAAAGTTTACACCTGTAAAGGAGTATGCATTAGAGCATGAGATTCCTGTATACCAGCCAAAATCTGTAAAAACACAGGAAACACTGGATCTTGTAAGGGAGATAAATCCAGATCTGATAGTAGTAGTGGCATACGGTAAAATTCTTCCGAAAGAATTGATCGATATACCCAAATACGGTGTGATAAATGTTCATTCCTCTCTTTTGCCTAAATACAGAGGAGCCGCACCTATCCATGCAGCAATAATAAACGGAGATACAGAGTCAGGAGTCTCTATAATGTACATTGCAGAAGAGTTAGATGCTGGAGACGTGATACTTCAGGGGAAGACTCCTATAAATGAGGAGGATACCCTAGAAACCCTGCATGACAGGCTGATGAATATAGGGGCAGAAACCCTTTTAGAGGCGGTAGACCTCATAGGAAAAGAAAGGGCTCCTAGAATATCTCAGGATCATGAAAAAGCAACCTTTGTAAAACCATTTAAAAAAGAAGACTGTGAAATAAATTGGAATCAAGAAAATTTTAAAATATATAATTTTGTGAGAGGGATGAATCCTTTTCCAAGTGCCCACACATATAACCAGGGTAAAATCTACAAAATCTACAAAGTTGAAAAAATCTCACGTGAATACGAGGGAGAGCCAGGGGAGATAGTTGAACTGCTAAAGGGGAGGGGCCCTGTTGTAAAAACTGGAAACGGGAGTGTAATAATTGCTGAAGCTAAGCCTGAAAACAAAAAAAAGCTTACAGGTCCAGACCTTGTTAACGGAAACTATTTTAGTATTGGCACAAAATTTGAGAACAGCAAAATAAAATAGCTTAGGAGGAGTAATCGTGATTAGTTTGGTGACTGACAAAGAAAAAATATCCCCGAGGGTAATTGAGAGGCTAACTAGATACTTAAGATGTCTGGAAAATCTCTCACCTGATGATTACATATCTTCTGAGGAGATGGCTGAAAGAATGGGGCTTACAGCAGCTCAAATCAGAAAAGATCTGTCAAACTTCATTTCAGATTTTGGAGAAGGTTTTGGAGTTAGAGGGAAGGGGTATCAAGTAAGGATTTTGTACAGCGGAATAGAGAAAATTTTGGGGGTTCATAAAACAAACAATATCATAATTATAGGTGCTGGAAGATTAGGGGGAGCCCTTCTTGCAGAACCTGAGTTTACAAAGGAAAGTTTTAATGTAATAGGTGTATTTGATGTAGCAGATTACAAAGTCGGAAAAGAGGTAAACGGAATAAAAATTCGGCATACTTCTGAGATAGAGTATTTCTTGAACACAAAAGATAGAGTAGATATAGCAATCCTCACTGTTCCTAAAAGTGTTGCTCAGGACGTGGCAACAATCTTGATAAAAGCCGGAGTTAAATCTTTCTTGAATTTTGCACCTTTGAAACTTGAAGTTCCTGAAGATGTAGTGGTATCAAACATAGACTTGTACGGGAAGCTTCAAGAATTAAATTACTGGAAGGAGAAAGTAAATCAATGGTAGTTATAGATGGTAAGAAAATATCCACAGAGATAAAAGAAGAGATAAAAAAAGAAGTGTTAGAATACAAAGAGAATACGGGTCAGACTCCTGGTCTTGCAGTAGTTTTGGTAGGAGAGAATCCAGCTTCAAAGGTATATGTTAATTCTAAGGTGAAAAGCTGTGGAGACTTGGGTTTTTATTCTGAAAAGCATGTTTTAGAGGAAAATTCAAGTGAAGAGGAAGTGCTAGAATTAATAGATAAACTCAATGAAAATGAGAAAGTTCACGGAATATTGGTCCAATTGCCACTTCCTAAACATATAGACGAAAAAAAAGTTACAAATAGAATAGCTTCAGAAAAAGATGTAGATGGTTTTAAACCTGAAAATCTTGGAAAAGTCATGATAGGTGAAGACGACGGATTTAAATCTTGTACACCTTACGGTGTAATAGAATTACTCAAAAGAAGTGGCATAGAGATAGCAGGAAAGGATGCTGTGATAGTAGGAAGAAGCAACATAGTCGGAAAACCCCTAGTAGGACTACTGATCAGCGAGAGTGCCACAGTGACTATATGTCATAGCAGAACTAAAAACTTGACTGAGAAAACAAAACAGGCTGATATATTGATAGCGGCTGTGGGTAAAGCAGGATTTATTACAAAAGATATGGTAAAAGAAGGTGCAGTAGTAATAGATGTAGGTATAAACAGAAATGAAGCCGGAAAGCTCTGTGGAGACGTGGCATTTGATGAAGTGGCTCCAATGACATCTGCAATTACACCTGTTCCCGGGGGAGTAGGGCCTATGACAATAGCCATGTTAATGAAGAATACAATGAAATCTTTTAAAAAGTCACTATAAATTCATTGGTATATTTTAGCTTGAAAATCTATACTGAAAATGCTAGAATACATTTTAGTGGATTTTAAATCATATTATAGAAGGTGATTGAGGGATGAGCAAAAAAGAGAAAAGAGAGTACTACATTGTAGATAAACGTATTCTGCCAAACTCAATACAAAACGTAATAAAAGTAAATGATATCGTTCAGATTGAAAAAATATCTAAATATGAAGCCATAAAGAGAGTAGGTATAAGTAGAAGTACTTATTATAAATATAAAGATTTTATAAAACCTTTCTTCGAAAGTGGAAAGGAAACAGTTTTTAGTGTTTATATGTCTCTGGAGGACAAACCTGGAGTTTTGGCCAGAATACTAGATGTCGTTGCAGACACGGGTATGAATATACTGACCATAACTCAAAATATACCAATTGACGGAACTTCTAAGGTAACTATATCTCTTCAGACCAACGAGGATATGCTCAGAAAAATCGAAGGAATGCTAGAGAATATAACAGGACTAGAAGGAGTAAAAGATCTAAGAGTTATTGGTAGTAATTAGATATAGGGGGAAATATGAAGATTGATGTAAAAACGATAAGAGAATTGGCAGAAAATATAGAAAAGTACAACTTACAAGAGGTAACTGTAGAAAGTGAAGGTGCTAAGGTAACTTTAAAAAGAGAAGTAGCTGCACCTGAAACAACACATGCAAGTGTAGCTATGACTACTCCTGCACCTGTAGCTGCAGCGGCAAGTAAAGCGACATCACCTGCTGCAGAAAAAATAGAAGAAAAATATGAATCTATCAACTCTCCTATGATGGGAACTTTTTATAAAGCACCTGCACCTGATGCACCTGACTTTGTAAAGGAGGGGCAGGAGGTAAAGCAGGGGGATACCCTTTGCATAGTTGAGGCTATGAAACTTATGAATGAAATAAAGGCTTCAAGAGATGGAAAAATAGTTAAAATTCTGTTAGAAGACGGAGCACCTGTAGTCAAAGGAGATAAATTATTTCTGATTGACTAAAAAAAGCGGTTATATACCGCTTTTTTTATATCTATATAACTCCAAAAAAAATGAAAAATTACAACGAGCAGTTAAAATTATTTATACAGATTTATTTGGGACGAGACAAATAATAAAGCAGCATAGGCCATAGATAAGAAATAAAGATATATTAAAAAAGAAATTAATTTTATATAGGTATATATAATAATACATAATCGAGGAGGAATATTCATGGAAAAAACGCTACTGATAATCAAACCTGACGGAGTTCAAAGAGGCCTTGTGGGGAAAATTCTCGCGAAAATCGAAAAGAAAGGATTTAAAATTTCTGCAATGAAACTTGAAAAAATTTCCGAAGAAAAAGCAGGAGTTCATTATGCAGAACATAAAGGGAAGGGGTTTTACTCTGAGCTTTTAGAGTTTATTACTTCTAGTCCTAGTGTTTTGGCAGTTATAGAGGGTAAAAATGTTATAGAGGGTCTGAGAAAAATGGCAGGGAAAACAAATCCACTTGAAGCGGACCTTGGTACAATTAGAGGAGATTTTGCAGTGGTAGTATCTCAGAATATAGTTCATACATCAGATGGTCCTGAAAGTTCTAAAAGGGAGATTGAAAACTTTTTTTCAGAAGAGGAGATACAAACACATATTCTATGTACTGAAGGATGGACTTACGGAGATTAGCTCCGAGTTGTTTTTTGATTACTTTTGTGTTAAAATTCAATAAAAATTGGAGGGGTAACTTATGAAAAGGATAGCAGATGTTATAAACAGAGAAGTTATTTCCATTAGTAAAGAAACATCTTTTGATGATATAATATCTATTATGAAAAATAAAGGGGTAGGAAAACTTCCTGTTGTGTCAGAAGAAAAGGTAATAGGTGTAGTTACCAGAGATGATATTCTTATTAGAGAGGAAAAAGCACCTCTACCACCTGTAATTGCATTTTGGGATCTTTTGATAACACTTCCAGGGAATAAAGAATTCAAAAGTAAGCTGAAAAAAATAGCTTCATTCAAGGCGGAAGATATAATGACAGAGGAGTTTTTGAGCAGCTGTCTCGAAGATGACTTAGAAGAAGTAGTCACAAAGATGATAGAGGAAGAATATTCCTATACTTTGGTAATGGAAAATGAAAAATTAATTGGAATAGTAACAAAAAGCGATCTTATAAAAAATTGTTTTTAATAAATAAATTATTTATGTGTAGAAACACACGATTAAAAAGGAAGGTGTAATTTAAACTTGGGCACGTATGGACAAATTTTACTACTGATTCTTTTGGTTCTACTATCGGGATTTTTCTCGGCCTCTGAGACAGCTTTGACTGCTTTTAAGACTAGGAATCTTGAAGAGATAAAACATCCTAAAGCAGGAGAGCTTCTGAAAAAGTGGCTTAAGAGGCCTAATGAGATGCTCACAGGGATACTTCTAGGAAATAATATTGTAAATATTTTGGGTTCTTCAATAGCGACAGCAATAACGTTTAATATACTAGGAACAAATAGTACAGCTATATTAACAGCCACTGCTTCTATGACTGCTGTAATTTTGATTTTCGGAGAAATAACTCCAAAAATAGTGGCAAAGAATTATTCTGCCAAAATAGCGAAAATTGTTGTAGTACCTGTGTATTATTTCACTTTGCTGACGATACCTTTGATAAAGATACTCATGATTATTTCAAAATTTATAGGGAAAATTTTGGGCATACAAATCCATGATGAAACCCTTATGATAACTGCACAAGACATAATTTCATATGTAAATGTGGGGAAGGCAGAGGGAATCATAGAAGAGGAAGAAAAGGAGATGATACACTCCATATTTGAGTTTAGTGACACTACAGCCAAAGAAGTCATGACTCCTAGAACATCGATGTTTGCTCTAGATGCAGAGAGCACAATAAATGAGGTATGGGACGATGTTTTTGAAACAGGATACTCTAGAATACCTGTATATGAAAACGGAATAGACAATATTATCGGTGTTTTGTATATAAAAGACCTTTTAAATGTAATAAAAGAGGGAAAAGCTGAGACTCAAATAAAAAATTATTTGAAAAAAGCCTACTTTGTACCTGAAACAAAGTCTATCGTAGAAATATTAGGTGACTTTAAGAGAACAAAGGTACATATTGCTATAGCGATAGATGAGTATGGTGGAACAGTAGGAATAGTTACAATAGAAGACCTCTTAGAAGAGATCGTAGGAGAGATAAGGGATGAATATGACAGAGAGGAAGAAGAAATAATTCGTCCTTTAGGTGATGGTAAATATGAAATAGATGCAATGATTGATATAGAAACTCTAAACAAAAATCTAGATATTGAACTTCCAGAATCTGAAGACTATGAAAGTTTAGGTGGTCTTGTGGTTACAGAATTAGGTAAGGTGGCAGATACAGGTGATCAGATTGTAGTTAATGAAGTATCTATTAAAGTTCTAGAAGTGGATAAGATGAGGGTTTCAAAAGTATTGCTCGAAAAGGAGACAGAGGTGCAGGAATGAGAAAAAAATTAAAAAACTGGTTTTATACAGGATTAATAGCTTTGTTACCAGTGATACTTACCTTTTATTTTCTTTCTTGGATTTTTCAGATGGTAATTAATTTACTGAGAGATTCCTTTCTTGTAAGAAATTTAACAAAATTTTTATTGGGTCTAGACAGATTTAGTAAAGTTGAGCAGATTGAAATATATATAAAGCTATCTGTGTATGTGATATCAATTGTAGGTATATTTCTCATAATAACCCTTGTGGGGTTGACCTTGAAGCATGTGATAGGAAAAAGAATAGCTAGTTTTCTTGAAAGACTTTTTGTAAAACTACCTGTGATAAAGCAGGTATATACCACACTGAGCCAGATAACCGGGCTAGTATCCTCAGACAAGGCAAAATCATATCAAAAAGTAGTTTTGATAGAATACCCTAAAAAAGGGATTTATAGTTTGGGTTTTTTAACAAGTGATGGAAATAGTTATTTTGAAGAGGTGATGGGGAAGGAAAAGATATTAAATATCTTTGTCCCTACATCTCCAAATCCTACTTCTGGAATGTTTATAATGATGGAAGAAAAAGATGTAAAAGTTTTAAATATTAGAGTTGAAGAGGCCATAAAATTAATTATTTCAGGTGGGGCTATAATTCCTTATTCTGTGTCAAACAGGATTTAGTAAAACAGGGGGGACTATGAAAAAATTACTTTATATTATCCTTATGATAAGTCTCATTGGGTGTACAAGTACTCCTAAAACAGCTACGAGAACAGCAGACAAAGAGGAATACAATGTCATAAAAGGAATCAATTTTTCTCAAGACGGTAAATATTTGGAGGCATTGAGGGAGTTTGAAAAAGCTTATAAAAAGAATGACAAAAATATAATAACTCTGAGAGAAATGGCTCTAGTTTATGCACAACTCTCAGATTATAAAAAATCCGAGGAATTTTATGAAAAGGCTCTTGCCCTGGATGAAAGGGATCAGACATCTATAAAAAATCTGGCGTTGCTTTCATACATAAAAGGGGATTATGAAAAAGCTGAGGAATATTTGGAAAGTGTATCTAAGGATTCTATAGACAATATGGTTTTGAAATTAAAGGGATTTATCCAGTTTAAAAAAGGAGAAAATTCCAACGCTTATGAGACTTTAAGAAGAGCCCTTTATTTGGAAAGTGATTTAGACTTGGAGTTCTATAACGTGTATTCTCAAGTTTTATTAGAAGAATCTAAATTTATGGAGCTGTATAAAGTTCTCGAAAGAGGATATCAAAAATACGGTCAGGAGAAAGACTATATAATTTTTTATACTAAAATAATTTCTAATAATTATAGTGAGTACGACAAAGGTGAAAAAATTCTGAAAAGATATATAGCAAAAAATGGTATAGATGATGAACTTTTGCTGCAGTTAAGCAGGATATCTTTTGAAAATGGTAATATACCTACGGCAGAAAACTCAATAAAAATGATCTCAGATGATTACAAATATGATCTAGAATATCTCAAGCTAAAAAAAGATATCCTAGAAAAGACTAATAAAATCGAAGAAGCGCAAAAAATAAATATCCTTATCGAAAGGCTGACTAAGGAAAAAAGCTAAAAAGAGCGGTGTAAAAGCACCGCTCTTTTACTAAAAAATATTGAGGAATGCTTAAAATTATGTTATAATTTTATCTGCTTTCTTTTTTTTATATAAGGGGGGATTGCCTTATGGAAATAAGGGTTAGGGTAGCTGGTGTTTTAACAAGAGGAGATGAGATACTTTTTGTAAAACATCAAAAAAATGGTGAAGAGTACTGGCTACTTCCTGGAGGGGGAGTAGACTACGGTGAAACTATGGAGGAATCTTTAGCTAGAGAATTTCTAGAAGAATGTAATATCGAGATAGAAGTTGAGAACCTGATGTTTGTTTCTCAGGGGATCTCACCAGATAAAAAAAAGCATATAATTAATATGTTCTTTAAAGTAAAATACATCACTGGGGAGCTCAAAATAGGTGAGGAAGAAAGGCTCAAAGAAGCCGCTTACCATAATATAGATAATGTGAAAAATATGACGCTTTATCCTAATGTTAAAAAAGAACTTTTAGACTACTTTGAAGGAAACAAGGAGATAAAGTATCTAGGTCATAGGTGGGAATAAGATGGCCAGGATCATAAAAAAAAGACTTGGGGATACTCTGGTAGATGAAAAAATAATAACAGAAGATGAGTTAAAGAAAGCCCTTGAAAAACAAAGTACAACCCATAAAAAACTTGGGGAAACTCTTGTAGATATGGGATATGTAAGCAGTGAAGAGATAGTGAGAATACTAGGAGAACAGATGGGAATTCCCTATGTTTCCCTAGAAAGGCTTGTGATTACAAAGGAAGCCATCTTACTTCTCAGCAAAGAAACTGCTGAAAAATTTTGTGTTATGCCACTTTTTAAAAATGACAATGTGCTGCATGTGGCCATGGAGGACCCTCTAGATGTTTTTGCAATAGATCGTATAGAGGAAGAAAGCGGCATGGAAGTCTTTCAGTCTATAGCTAGAAGAGACGATGTAGTGCGAGCAATTGAAAAATATTATTCACCTGTTTTTTTGAAGGAAGATTCAAGTTATTTAAAAGAGAGAAGAAACTTCGAGAGGACGGATACTTCCGCAGTAGAAGTTGTAAACCTTGTTATGAAAAAGGCTATAATCGAAAATGCCAGTGATATTCATATAGAACCTGAGGCCAATATTTTGAGGGTAAGATTTAGAATTGATGGTTTACTCCATGAAATACTTACACCCCCTAAATCACTTCACTCGGCTATAGTATCTAGAATAAAAATAATCTCTAAGCTTGATATAGCTGAAAAAAGAATACCTCAAGATGGTAGGGTAGAAATAAATTTTGAAGAAAAATTGATTGATATGAGAGTATCGATACTTCCAACTATTTTTGGAGAAAAAGTCGTAATAAGACTTCTTGATAAGTCAAATGTAAAGGTTAGCTTAGAAAGCCTTGGATTTGAAAAAAATAATGTAGAAAAATTGAAAAAGCTCATAAGGAGACCCAACGGGATAATATTTGTAACCGGTCCCACTGGAAGTGGTAAAACCTCTACTCTTTATGCATCCCTAAATGAGATAAATACTTTAGATAAAAATATAATTACATTGGAAGATCCAGTGGAATATCAGATGGAAATAATTAATCAGGTCCAGGTAAACTCTCAGGTGGGACTCGACTTTTCGTCAGGGCTAAGGTCAATATTGAGACAGGACCCTGATGTTATAATGATAGGTGAGATAAGGGATGTAAAGACCGCCGAAATCGCTATAGAATCTGCCATGACCGGCCACTTGGTTTTTTCTACTCTCCATACAAACTCTGCTACAGGAGCAATATCAAGGCTCATAGATATGGGCGTGGAACCATTTTTACTTTCAGCTTCTTTAGCTGGAGTACTGGGGCAGAGACTTGTAAGAAAACTTTGTACACACTGTAAAGAGGAAATATTAGTTTCTGGAACCGAACTAAAAGAGTTTGACACGAATCCGACTGAAGACTATAAACTTTATAAGGCAAAGGGTTGCAGTTTCTGCAGAAATACCGGATACAGTGGAAGAACTGCGGTAATAGAGCTTCTAGAAGTAGAGAGCGAGATAAGGACTATGATAAACAAGGGTGCGGATATTTTTCAGATAAAGGATGCAGCCATTAGAAAAGGCATGAAAACAATAAAACAAGAGGGGTTTGAGAAAGCCTTAGAAGGAATAACCAGTATAGAAGAGGTTTTACGAGTAGCACAAGATGATATATAATGTTTTTAGGAGGATTCAAATGAATTTGAAGGATTATGTAGCCTTAGTTGAGGACTTTCCAAAAGAGGGAATTAAATTTAGGGATATAACCCCATTAATGAATAACGGTGAGGCTTTTCGTGCTGCAACAGACAAAATAGTAAAATATGCAGAAGAAAAAAAAATCGACCTTGTAGTGGGACCAGAAGCCAGAGGTTTTATTTTTGGGTGTCCAGTATCTTATGCACTCGGAGTAGGATTTATACCGGTGAGAAAGCCAGGTAAGCTTCCTAGAGAGGTTGTAGAATATAACTATGACCTTGAATACGGTACAAACGTACTTTGCATACACAAGGATTCTATAAAGCCTGGGCAGAGAGTACTTATAGTAGATGATCTATTAGCTACCGGTGGAACTGTAGAGGCCACTGTGAAATTAATAGAGGAACTTGGTGGAGAGGTAGCCGGACTTGCCTTCCTTATAGAGCTCGAAGAGCTTGAAGGAAGAAAAAAATTAGAAGGCTATGATGTGTTTACACTTATGAACTATTAAAAAAAGGGAGCGGCATTTTTGCCGCTCTCTATTTAAAAATTTTAAGAAGTGTGATATTATTAACTTTAAAAGTTTAATTGGTTTTGAGTTTTTAAAGTTAATATTATTCAATTAAGAGAGAAGAGGGATTTATGTGGGATATAAATATGAGATATTAGATGCCATAAAAAAGAATAATCTCAAAGTTGACACTGACAAGATACTCTTGGCCTATGAATTTGCAAGGGAATGTCATGTGGGGCAGTTTAGAAAATCCGGAGATGAGTATATTATCCATCCGATAGAAGTGTCTAAGATACTAATCAACATGAAAATGGATACTGATACTATTGTAGCAGGTATTCTTCACGATATAGTAGAAGACACTCTTATAACAGTTTCCGATATTGAATATAATTTTGGGAACTCGGTAGCTAAGCTTGTAGATGGAGTGACAAAACTAAGTGTGCTTCCTAAAGGAACTAAAAAACAACATGAGAATATAAGAAAAATGATAGTTGCAATGGCTCAGGACATAAGGGTTGTAATAATAAAACTTGCTGACAGACTTCATAATATGAGGACTCTAAAATTTATGCCGTCTCATAAGCAGGAGAGGATTTCAAGAGAAACACTTGAAATATTCGCTCCTCTAGCTCACAGGCTGGGAATGTCTATGATAAAATGCGAGCTTGAAGATCTTTCACTCTATTATCTAGAACCTGAAATATACAGAGAGTTGGTTAAGCTGATCAACTCTAAAAAAGCTGAAAGAGAAAAATATACAGAGGCTACGAAAAAAGAGATAGAAAAATTCTTAGGGGAAAATAATATAAAAGGTGAAGTTTCAGGAAGACCTAAACATTTTTACAGTATATATAAAAAGATGTATGAAAAGGGGAAGGAGTTTGACGAGATATACGACCTTATAGCCCTTAGAATAATAGTTGAAACTGAAGGAGGATGCTATAATGTGCTAGGAGTACTTCATGGAAATTATAAGCCTGTTCCTGGAAGGTTTAAGGACTATATAGCAGTACCAAAGTCAAATGGATACCAGTCAATACACACAACTATAGTTGGACCTCAGGGGAAATTTATAGAGGTACAGATAAGAACCG
Encoded proteins:
- the ndk gene encoding nucleoside-diphosphate kinase, with amino-acid sequence MEKTLLIIKPDGVQRGLVGKILAKIEKKGFKISAMKLEKISEEKAGVHYAEHKGKGFYSELLEFITSSPSVLAVIEGKNVIEGLRKMAGKTNPLEADLGTIRGDFAVVVSQNIVHTSDGPESSKREIENFFSEEEIQTHILCTEGWTYGD
- a CDS encoding CBS domain-containing protein is translated as MKRIADVINREVISISKETSFDDIISIMKNKGVGKLPVVSEEKVIGVVTRDDILIREEKAPLPPVIAFWDLLITLPGNKEFKSKLKKIASFKAEDIMTEEFLSSCLEDDLEEVVTKMIEEEYSYTLVMENEKLIGIVTKSDLIKNCF
- a CDS encoding hemolysin family protein, translated to MGTYGQILLLILLVLLSGFFSASETALTAFKTRNLEEIKHPKAGELLKKWLKRPNEMLTGILLGNNIVNILGSSIATAITFNILGTNSTAILTATASMTAVILIFGEITPKIVAKNYSAKIAKIVVVPVYYFTLLTIPLIKILMIISKFIGKILGIQIHDETLMITAQDIISYVNVGKAEGIIEEEEKEMIHSIFEFSDTTAKEVMTPRTSMFALDAESTINEVWDDVFETGYSRIPVYENGIDNIIGVLYIKDLLNVIKEGKAETQIKNYLKKAYFVPETKSIVEILGDFKRTKVHIAIAIDEYGGTVGIVTIEDLLEEIVGEIRDEYDREEEEIIRPLGDGKYEIDAMIDIETLNKNLDIELPESEDYESLGGLVVTELGKVADTGDQIVVNEVSIKVLEVDKMRVSKVLLEKETEVQE
- a CDS encoding DUF502 domain-containing protein; this encodes MRKKLKNWFYTGLIALLPVILTFYFLSWIFQMVINLLRDSFLVRNLTKFLLGLDRFSKVEQIEIYIKLSVYVISIVGIFLIITLVGLTLKHVIGKRIASFLERLFVKLPVIKQVYTTLSQITGLVSSDKAKSYQKVVLIEYPKKGIYSLGFLTSDGNSYFEEVMGKEKILNIFVPTSPNPTSGMFIMMEEKDVKVLNIRVEEAIKLIISGGAIIPYSVSNRI
- a CDS encoding NUDIX hydrolase, which gives rise to MEIRVRVAGVLTRGDEILFVKHQKNGEEYWLLPGGGVDYGETMEESLAREFLEECNIEIEVENLMFVSQGISPDKKKHIINMFFKVKYITGELKIGEEERLKEAAYHNIDNVKNMTLYPNVKKELLDYFEGNKEIKYLGHRWE
- a CDS encoding ATPase, T2SS/T4P/T4SS family → MARIIKKRLGDTLVDEKIITEDELKKALEKQSTTHKKLGETLVDMGYVSSEEIVRILGEQMGIPYVSLERLVITKEAILLLSKETAEKFCVMPLFKNDNVLHVAMEDPLDVFAIDRIEEESGMEVFQSIARRDDVVRAIEKYYSPVFLKEDSSYLKERRNFERTDTSAVEVVNLVMKKAIIENASDIHIEPEANILRVRFRIDGLLHEILTPPKSLHSAIVSRIKIISKLDIAEKRIPQDGRVEINFEEKLIDMRVSILPTIFGEKVVIRLLDKSNVKVSLESLGFEKNNVEKLKKLIRRPNGIIFVTGPTGSGKTSTLYASLNEINTLDKNIITLEDPVEYQMEIINQVQVNSQVGLDFSSGLRSILRQDPDVIMIGEIRDVKTAEIAIESAMTGHLVFSTLHTNSATGAISRLIDMGVEPFLLSASLAGVLGQRLVRKLCTHCKEEILVSGTELKEFDTNPTEDYKLYKAKGCSFCRNTGYSGRTAVIELLEVESEIRTMINKGADIFQIKDAAIRKGMKTIKQEGFEKALEGITSIEEVLRVAQDDI
- a CDS encoding adenine phosphoribosyltransferase, which translates into the protein MNLKDYVALVEDFPKEGIKFRDITPLMNNGEAFRAATDKIVKYAEEKKIDLVVGPEARGFIFGCPVSYALGVGFIPVRKPGKLPREVVEYNYDLEYGTNVLCIHKDSIKPGQRVLIVDDLLATGGTVEATVKLIEELGGEVAGLAFLIELEELEGRKKLEGYDVFTLMNY